The Winogradskyella schleiferi genome has a window encoding:
- a CDS encoding ParA family protein, which translates to MGKIIAIANQKGGVGKTTTSVNLAASLGVLEKKVLLIDADPQANASSGLGIDVESVEIGSYQIIEHSAEAKDAIVSSNAPNVDVIPAHIDLVAIEIELVDKEAREYMLKKAIEDLKSDYDYILIDCAPSLGLLTLNALTAADSVIIPIQCEYFALEGLGKLLNTIKSVQKIHNQALDIEGMLLTMFDSRLRLSNQVVEEVQKHFSDMVFDTIIQRNVRLGEAPSYGESIINYDVSSKGAANYLSLAKELIKKNEL; encoded by the coding sequence ATGGGTAAAATCATTGCTATAGCAAATCAAAAAGGAGGAGTTGGAAAAACAACAACCTCAGTAAACTTGGCGGCTTCCCTGGGAGTTTTAGAGAAAAAAGTCCTACTTATAGATGCCGATCCACAGGCCAACGCCAGTTCTGGTTTGGGTATTGATGTGGAATCCGTTGAGATAGGTTCTTATCAAATCATAGAACATTCCGCAGAAGCAAAAGATGCCATAGTATCTTCTAACGCACCGAATGTAGATGTTATTCCTGCTCATATAGATCTTGTCGCTATCGAAATTGAATTGGTAGACAAAGAAGCGCGTGAGTATATGCTTAAAAAGGCCATTGAAGATTTAAAATCAGATTACGACTATATCTTAATTGATTGTGCTCCATCTTTGGGTTTATTGACCTTGAATGCTCTAACCGCAGCAGATTCGGTTATAATTCCTATTCAGTGTGAATATTTTGCACTCGAAGGTTTAGGCAAACTGTTAAATACTATTAAAAGTGTACAGAAAATACATAATCAAGCGTTAGATATTGAAGGTATGCTGTTAACGATGTTCGATTCGCGTTTACGTTTATCCAATCAAGTTGTAGAAGAAGTACAGAAACACTTCAGTGATATGGTTTTTGATACTATTATTCAGCGTAACGTACGTTTGGGTGAAGCACCGAGTTATGGTGAGAGCATTATCAATTATGATGTGAGCAGTAAAGGCGCAGCCAATTATCTCAGCTTGGCAAAAGAGCTGATTAAGAAAAATGAATTATAA
- a CDS encoding DUF5683 domain-containing protein gives MTNKAFFCLFLCLFSVLFSFSQKEKDSTSVSIEESPIIANETLVKKEIDPLRPAKAAFYSAIFPGLGQAYNKRYWKIPIVWGAIGAGVYFYVRNDEQYDRYRDAYKSRLAGFKDDEFYGSGSTPLISEDGLIRAQEQFRKNKELSLLITFGLYALNIIDANVDAHLLQFNVDENLSLSPHYQYNEMENTSDLGLTLNFKF, from the coding sequence ATAACAAATAAAGCGTTCTTCTGTCTTTTTCTGTGCTTGTTTTCAGTCTTATTTTCATTTTCCCAAAAAGAAAAAGATAGTACGAGTGTTTCTATTGAAGAAAGTCCAATCATAGCTAATGAAACCTTGGTTAAAAAGGAAATTGACCCTTTGCGGCCTGCAAAAGCAGCATTTTATTCTGCCATCTTTCCAGGTTTAGGTCAGGCTTACAACAAAAGATATTGGAAAATACCTATTGTTTGGGGAGCGATTGGCGCAGGTGTTTACTTCTACGTGCGAAACGACGAACAATATGACCGCTACAGAGACGCTTACAAAAGTCGTTTGGCGGGTTTTAAAGATGATGAATTCTATGGTTCCGGATCAACACCTTTAATTTCTGAGGATGGACTTATTAGAGCACAAGAGCAGTTTAGAAAAAACAAGGAATTATCGCTCTTAATTACGTTCGGTTTATATGCCTTAAATATCATTGACGCTAATGTGGATGCACATTTGTTACAATTTAATGTCGATGAAAACCTAAGCTTAAGTCCACATTATCAGTATAATGAAATGGAGAACACTTCGGATTTGGGATTGACTTTAAATTTTAAATTTTAG
- a CDS encoding ParB/RepB/Spo0J family partition protein, producing the protein MAKATKKQALGRGLSALLKDPENDINSAEDKNADKVVGNIVELDIDSIEVNPFQPRTNFNEESLRELASSIRELGVIQPITVRKLAFNNYQLVSGERRFRASKLIGLQAIPAYIRIANDQESLEMALVENIQRQDLDPIEIALSYQRLIDEISLTQEQMSERVGKKRSTIANYLRLLKLDPIIQTGMRDGFISMGHGRAMVNIEDQVDQLEVYEKIITNKLSVRATEQLVKNLNSENPSKPEAVKAEIPKYIKKGVKDFSEYFGHKIDVKVANNGSGKITIPFHSEEDFNRIKKLVQRDNK; encoded by the coding sequence ATGGCGAAAGCAACAAAAAAACAAGCATTAGGCAGAGGACTTTCGGCGTTGTTGAAAGATCCCGAAAACGATATTAATTCCGCAGAAGATAAAAATGCAGATAAGGTTGTTGGAAATATAGTGGAACTTGATATTGATAGTATCGAGGTTAACCCTTTTCAACCCAGAACCAACTTTAATGAAGAATCATTAAGAGAACTCGCTTCTTCCATTCGTGAGCTTGGGGTTATTCAACCTATAACAGTTAGAAAATTAGCGTTCAACAACTACCAATTGGTATCTGGTGAACGTCGTTTTAGAGCTTCAAAATTAATAGGCTTACAAGCTATTCCAGCGTATATCAGAATCGCTAATGACCAAGAATCTTTGGAAATGGCCTTGGTGGAAAACATTCAACGCCAGGATTTAGATCCTATAGAAATTGCATTGTCTTATCAACGTTTAATTGACGAAATCAGCCTCACACAAGAACAAATGAGCGAACGTGTGGGTAAAAAACGATCGACAATTGCTAATTATTTGCGTTTATTAAAGTTAGATCCCATCATCCAAACCGGAATGCGTGATGGTTTTATAAGTATGGGCCACGGAAGAGCCATGGTTAATATTGAAGATCAAGTCGATCAGCTTGAGGTTTATGAAAAAATCATTACCAATAAATTATCCGTAAGAGCAACGGAGCAATTGGTAAAGAATTTGAATTCCGAAAATCCATCAAAGCCAGAAGCTGTTAAAGCCGAAATCCCTAAATACATAAAAAAAGGCGTAAAGGACTTTTCAGAATACTTTGGCCACAAAATAGATGTTAAAGTAGCGAACAATGGCAGCGGAAAAATCACGATACCATTTCATTCGGAAGAAGACTTTAACCGTATTAAAAAATTAGTACAGCGTGATAACAAATAA
- a CDS encoding endonuclease/exonuclease/phosphatase family protein — protein MKGLKFGSKIIFALNSLVAFLLLISYILPYIPPKSFATLSVLSLGVPLLILLNVIFFIYWLLRVKKQMILSLVVLLLGWSYINSMYKFSSSSKLDDAGNFTVMSFNVRLFNKFQWLPNKSVKDEIVAFIGKNQPDVLSLQEYPISERLKLQGYSSFNAEYTKGIKGGQTLFSKFPIVNSGSLEFANTYNNIIFIDIVKQKDTIRIYNVHLQSSGIETDVEKLKKETSGHLFKQVGTTFKTQQEQVELFLAHKSKTKHKTIVTGDFNNTAFSYIYRKIIGNDLKDTFEEAGNGFGRTYDFKFFPMRIDFILADNNFKVNGFKTFDNVLSDHYPIKTTLKLP, from the coding sequence ATGAAAGGTTTAAAATTTGGTAGTAAGATCATATTTGCACTCAATTCATTGGTGGCATTTTTATTGCTTATTTCTTACATATTACCATATATTCCTCCGAAAAGCTTTGCTACATTATCCGTATTGAGTTTAGGTGTGCCTTTGCTTATTCTGCTAAATGTTATTTTCTTTATTTATTGGTTACTCAGGGTAAAAAAGCAAATGATTTTGTCTTTAGTCGTTTTGTTATTGGGGTGGAGCTATATTAATTCTATGTACAAATTTTCATCTTCATCAAAGTTAGATGATGCTGGGAATTTTACCGTAATGTCCTTTAATGTAAGACTCTTTAATAAATTTCAATGGCTTCCCAATAAGTCCGTTAAGGATGAAATAGTTGCATTTATAGGAAAAAATCAACCTGATGTTCTGAGTCTTCAGGAATATCCTATAAGCGAACGACTTAAATTACAAGGGTACTCAAGTTTTAATGCCGAATATACCAAAGGTATTAAAGGTGGACAAACCCTATTTTCAAAATTTCCTATCGTAAATTCGGGTTCGTTAGAGTTCGCCAATACCTATAATAATATCATTTTTATTGATATTGTCAAGCAGAAAGATACCATAAGAATATATAATGTCCATTTGCAATCTTCTGGTATTGAAACCGATGTAGAAAAACTCAAAAAAGAAACATCTGGACATCTGTTCAAACAAGTTGGCACCACATTTAAAACCCAACAGGAACAGGTAGAACTGTTTCTGGCACACAAATCAAAAACCAAACATAAAACTATAGTGACTGGGGATTTTAACAACACGGCTTTTTCTTATATCTATAGAAAAATAATAGGAAATGACCTTAAAGACACGTTTGAAGAAGCTGGTAATGGCTTTGGAAGAACTTACGATTTTAAATTTTTCCCGATGCGTATTGATTTTATTTTAGCCGACAATAATTTTAAGGTCAATGGTTTTAAAACCTTCGATAATGTACTCTCAGATCACTATCCTATAAAAACCACATTAAAATTACCGTAA
- a CDS encoding rhomboid family intramembrane serine protease has protein sequence MRQGITDAVKHLLIINVVVFIGMITIGNQNEPFMSWFALHFPKNPTFQPWQVLTHMFMHGNFMHIAFNMFALWMFGTAVEQIFGWQKFIIFYLLSGFGAAIIQVAFLYFQFNTGLSTLVESGLSQTDIVSILSEGKYNTAWVPILGDNFDSFVSAFNSTMVGASGAIMGILVAFGMLFPESKLMLIFLPIPIKAKYFIPGIIALDLFSAISGNSIFSPSNTAYMAHVGGALTGFLLMYFWKKNEKDKYRWN, from the coding sequence ATGAGACAAGGGATAACAGATGCGGTAAAGCATTTATTGATTATAAACGTTGTTGTTTTTATTGGAATGATAACTATAGGAAATCAAAACGAGCCATTTATGTCTTGGTTCGCACTTCATTTTCCTAAAAATCCAACTTTTCAACCATGGCAAGTACTAACGCACATGTTTATGCATGGGAATTTTATGCATATTGCATTTAATATGTTCGCCTTGTGGATGTTTGGTACTGCTGTAGAGCAGATTTTCGGGTGGCAGAAATTCATAATATTTTATTTGCTATCAGGTTTTGGAGCAGCAATTATTCAAGTTGCTTTTTTATATTTTCAATTTAATACGGGTCTATCCACTTTGGTTGAGTCTGGTTTATCTCAAACCGATATTGTTAGTATACTCAGTGAAGGCAAATACAATACAGCTTGGGTGCCAATTTTGGGTGATAATTTTGATAGTTTTGTGAGTGCATTTAATAGCACGATGGTTGGAGCATCTGGCGCCATTATGGGTATTTTAGTGGCTTTTGGAATGTTGTTTCCAGAATCAAAACTCATGCTTATATTTTTACCTATACCAATAAAGGCCAAGTATTTTATTCCAGGTATAATTGCTTTGGATTTATTTTCGGCAATATCAGGAAACTCTATCTTTAGCCCAAGTAATACAGCTTACATGGCTCACGTTGGTGGTGCACTTACCGGATTTCTGTTAATGTATTTCTGGAAGAAAAATGAAAAGGATAAATACCGTTGGAATTAA
- a CDS encoding rhomboid family protein, which produces MSTIQDLKYKFNNLDVFGKIIAINVVIFIIGLIFEALLRIDLFTYFELPSDIMDFLFQPWSLITYGFLHNGIFHVIFNMLFLYYLSRVTTNLFRSKMILNIYFLGIICGGLAFLAFNNLMPASFFSGKGILVGASAGVSALLLFVAAYMPNSEIRLFNAFTVKWKHIAMVFVGFDLIKMLLGLNQGGYVAHFGGYFLGYIYATQLTKGTDIGTGFERMMDTVVSWFKPKSKLKTVHKNKTKSATSRKTKNASDTLSKQKKIDAILDKISKSGYESLTADEKAFLFKVGKD; this is translated from the coding sequence ATGAGCACCATTCAAGATTTAAAATACAAGTTCAATAACCTCGATGTTTTCGGTAAGATCATTGCCATCAATGTGGTAATTTTTATCATTGGCCTCATTTTCGAAGCTCTATTACGTATCGATTTGTTTACGTATTTTGAATTGCCCTCTGATATCATGGATTTTCTTTTTCAACCATGGTCCTTAATTACCTATGGGTTTTTGCACAATGGAATTTTCCATGTGATATTCAATATGTTATTTCTTTATTATCTCTCTCGAGTCACAACCAATTTGTTCCGCTCGAAAATGATATTGAATATTTATTTTTTAGGAATTATTTGTGGTGGATTGGCTTTTTTGGCCTTTAATAATCTGATGCCTGCATCATTTTTCTCTGGAAAGGGAATTTTAGTTGGCGCTTCTGCAGGTGTAAGTGCCCTTTTGCTTTTCGTGGCCGCTTATATGCCAAATAGTGAAATACGTCTATTCAATGCATTTACCGTAAAGTGGAAACATATTGCAATGGTCTTTGTGGGATTTGATTTAATTAAAATGTTATTAGGTCTTAATCAAGGTGGTTATGTTGCTCATTTTGGTGGTTACTTTTTGGGGTATATCTATGCTACCCAATTAACAAAGGGTACAGATATAGGAACAGGTTTTGAGCGTATGATGGATACCGTTGTGAGTTGGTTTAAGCCAAAATCGAAGCTAAAAACGGTTCATAAGAATAAAACTAAAAGTGCAACGTCTCGCAAGACTAAAAATGCGTCCGATACGTTAAGTAAACAGAAAAAGATAGATGCTATTCTCGATAAAATCAGTAAAAGTGGTTATGAGAGTTTAACTGCCGATGAGAAAGCATTTTTATTTAAAGTGGGTAAGGACTAG
- the lepB gene encoding signal peptidase I, whose product MSWTQWFFFILILQIIHGLGTWKLYVKAGRQAWEAFVPVYNAVVLMKIISRPWWWVILMFLPIVNLIMIPAGWVETARTFGKDSKLDALLCIVTLGFYLYYLNYVADVNYIENRTLKPKTSTGEWITSILFAIVAATIVHTYFFQPFVIPSSSLEKSLLVGDFLIVSKLHYGARTPMTTVAAPMVHDTIPIIGQKSYLFNDNYEKRNSSWMNKLQLPFFRLPGFEDIERNDIVVFNQPADTLLNMNDFNPDRNYYKPIDKKTNLVKRCVGVAGDTLEIRNGYVYINGKQNKLPPRSHLQFSYDVTLKKPHSSQAEQYRFFELLKKIGISDGAGLKNDGSYRIFAATDEAITQLKVQPNIDHIVPVKQPEGKNGNIFPRDPNYSWNVDNFGTIWIPKSGETINLDMDNISIYKRAISEYEGNNVVTRGNQIFINDQPATSYTFKQDYYWMMGDNRHNSIDSRYWGFVPNNHIFGKPVFIWMSIDGINDGLKNWSFRWDRIFTTVSGGNERTSYLIPFIVLVLGLTFFNKWRKKKKAKES is encoded by the coding sequence ATGAGCTGGACACAGTGGTTTTTCTTTATACTCATTCTACAAATCATACATGGCTTAGGCACATGGAAATTATATGTTAAAGCTGGAAGACAAGCTTGGGAAGCATTTGTACCAGTTTACAATGCTGTGGTGTTGATGAAGATAATTTCACGTCCTTGGTGGTGGGTTATTCTCATGTTTTTGCCAATCGTAAATCTCATTATGATTCCTGCGGGTTGGGTGGAAACGGCAAGGACTTTTGGAAAAGACAGTAAATTAGATGCGCTGCTGTGCATTGTCACCTTAGGTTTTTATTTATACTATTTGAATTATGTAGCAGATGTCAATTACATTGAAAACAGAACCTTAAAACCAAAAACGTCAACTGGCGAATGGATTACCTCAATCCTATTTGCCATTGTAGCGGCCACGATTGTACATACGTATTTCTTTCAACCGTTTGTAATTCCGTCGTCCTCTTTAGAAAAATCGTTGTTGGTCGGAGACTTTCTTATTGTGAGCAAATTACATTATGGCGCCAGAACTCCTATGACCACGGTTGCAGCACCTATGGTGCATGATACCATTCCTATTATTGGTCAAAAATCATATTTATTTAACGATAATTATGAAAAACGGAACAGCTCTTGGATGAACAAACTCCAATTACCATTTTTTAGATTACCAGGTTTTGAAGATATCGAGCGAAATGATATTGTAGTGTTTAATCAACCAGCAGATACATTGCTGAATATGAACGATTTTAATCCAGATCGCAATTATTACAAGCCAATTGACAAAAAGACCAATTTAGTTAAGCGTTGTGTTGGTGTAGCTGGAGACACCTTGGAAATCAGAAACGGTTATGTGTATATCAATGGAAAACAAAACAAATTACCACCGAGGTCACATTTGCAATTTTCTTATGATGTGACTTTAAAAAAACCTCATTCCAGTCAAGCAGAACAGTATAGATTTTTCGAATTACTAAAAAAAATTGGTATATCAGATGGCGCTGGTCTAAAAAATGATGGAAGCTATAGAATTTTTGCAGCAACTGATGAAGCTATTACTCAATTAAAAGTTCAGCCAAACATAGATCACATTGTACCCGTAAAACAACCAGAAGGCAAAAATGGAAATATTTTCCCAAGGGATCCAAATTACAGCTGGAACGTTGACAACTTTGGCACTATTTGGATTCCAAAATCTGGAGAAACTATAAATTTGGATATGGATAATATTTCCATTTACAAACGTGCCATCTCAGAATACGAAGGGAACAACGTAGTGACTAGAGGTAACCAAATTTTTATTAACGACCAGCCAGCCACATCCTATACTTTTAAACAAGATTATTATTGGATGATGGGTGATAATAGACACAATTCCATTGACAGTAGATATTGGGGATTTGTACCTAACAACCACATTTTTGGTAAACCTGTTTTTATTTGGATGAGTATCGATGGCATTAACGACGGCTTAAAAAACTGGAGTTTCCGTTGGGATAGAATCTTCACAACTGTAAGTGGTGGCAATGAACGCACCTCTTACCTGATTCCTTTTATTGTGCTTGTTTTAGGGCTAACGTTTTTTAATAAGTGGAGAAAAAAGAAGAAAGCTAAAGAGAGCTAA
- a CDS encoding WbqC family protein, with amino-acid sequence MNSIIYPTYFPNIAHFWAIVNADTVYFEVCDNYQKQSYRNRTEIYGANGKMALSVPVSYSQKNRQLYKDVKIANEESWQIQHLKSLQSAYSMSPFFEFYIDDLLPLFENQFDYILDFNLKSFEILLNALQLDLAPIHTSTFEKEPSGKTDFRNLAKRNANILSFQPYTQVFTEKHGFISNLSTLDLLFNEGPNSELYLKRQKL; translated from the coding sequence TTGAACAGTATCATTTACCCTACATATTTCCCAAACATTGCACACTTTTGGGCTATTGTAAATGCTGATACCGTTTATTTTGAAGTTTGCGATAATTATCAAAAGCAATCGTACAGAAACCGAACAGAAATCTATGGTGCCAATGGTAAAATGGCGTTATCTGTCCCTGTGAGTTATTCCCAGAAAAACCGGCAATTGTACAAAGATGTAAAAATTGCTAATGAAGAATCGTGGCAAATTCAACATTTAAAGTCTTTACAATCGGCTTATAGTATGTCGCCTTTTTTTGAATTCTATATCGATGATTTACTGCCGCTCTTTGAAAATCAATTCGACTATATTTTAGATTTCAATTTAAAGTCGTTTGAAATACTCTTAAATGCGCTTCAATTGGATCTAGCACCAATTCATACTTCAACTTTTGAAAAAGAACCAAGCGGAAAAACTGATTTCAGAAACTTAGCCAAGCGTAATGCTAACATACTCTCTTTTCAACCCTACACGCAAGTGTTTACTGAGAAACATGGTTTTATTTCTAATCTCAGTACTTTAGATTTATTATTTAATGAAGGCCCAAATTCGGAATTGTATCTAAAAAGGCAGAAATTATAG
- the dapB gene encoding 4-hydroxy-tetrahydrodipicolinate reductase — MKIALLGYGRMGKSIETIALNRNHSITLKVEDASSDYDFKNADVAIDFSVPSVAVFNIKKALDAGVPVISGTTGWLDQYDEILEYCKSKNGTFLYASNFSLGVNLFFELNKNLSALLSGFPEYSTEIEEIHHTQKLDAPSGTAITLAEQIIEQTNYSKWTLDQPKSNEIHIEAKRIENVPGTHEITYNSEIDSISIKHTAHSRQGFAMGAVIAAEWIKDKKGIFSMKDVLNIG, encoded by the coding sequence ATGAAAATAGCTTTACTCGGTTATGGCAGAATGGGAAAAAGTATTGAGACGATTGCGTTAAATCGCAACCATAGCATAACCTTAAAAGTAGAAGATGCCTCTTCCGATTACGACTTTAAAAACGCCGATGTTGCCATAGATTTCAGCGTACCATCAGTAGCCGTTTTCAATATTAAAAAGGCTTTAGATGCTGGAGTTCCTGTTATTTCAGGTACAACAGGGTGGTTAGACCAATATGACGAAATTTTGGAGTATTGTAAATCTAAAAATGGAACTTTCCTATATGCTTCAAATTTTAGTTTGGGAGTTAATCTTTTTTTTGAACTCAACAAAAACTTAAGTGCGTTACTCTCAGGTTTTCCTGAATATTCGACTGAAATCGAAGAAATCCATCACACACAAAAACTGGATGCTCCAAGTGGTACGGCCATTACTTTAGCCGAACAAATTATTGAGCAAACCAATTACAGCAAATGGACTTTAGATCAACCAAAATCCAATGAAATTCATATTGAAGCCAAGCGCATCGAAAACGTTCCTGGAACACATGAAATTACCTATAATTCTGAAATAGATTCCATAAGCATCAAACATACAGCACACAGCCGACAAGGTTTTGCAATGGGAGCTGTTATTGCCGCAGAATGGATTAAAGACAAAAAAGGCATCTTTAGTATGAAAGATGTGTTAAACATTGGTTAA
- a CDS encoding DUF6122 family protein, whose amino-acid sequence MIQSIAHYGIHFGLPLVVALAFYKNYWLKAYGIMILGMLIDLDHLLANPIFDPNRCSINFHPLHSYYAIAVYVLLLIPKKTRLIGLGLVIHIIADLADCGLM is encoded by the coding sequence ATGATTCAATCAATTGCTCATTACGGCATACATTTCGGTTTACCTTTAGTCGTTGCCCTTGCGTTTTACAAAAATTATTGGCTTAAGGCTTACGGCATCATGATTTTAGGTATGTTGATAGATTTAGATCATTTATTGGCAAATCCTATTTTCGACCCTAATCGTTGTAGTATCAATTTCCATCCACTTCACTCCTATTATGCCATAGCGGTTTATGTATTATTGTTGATTCCAAAAAAAACACGATTGATTGGCTTGGGATTGGTCATTCACATTATTGCAGATCTCGCCGATTGCGGGTTGATGTAA
- a CDS encoding SDR family oxidoreductase translates to MNHTNKMLRDDALKGKTIVVTGGGSGLGKAMTRYFLELGANVAITSRDLDKLKNTAKELETETRQTVGQSGGTCLPVQCDVREYHQVEAMRKAVIERFGKVDILLNNAAGNFISPTERLSPRAFDVIIDIVLKGTKNCMLAFGKHWIDTKQTNTNVLSIVTTYAWTGSGYVVPSAAAKAGVLAMTRSLAVEWAKYGMRFNAIAPGPFPTKGAWDRLMPGDLQEKFDMAKKVPLNRVGEHQELANLAAYLVSDFSAYMNGEVVTIDGGEWLKGAGEFNMLSGVSESLWDDLEKMIRAKKNK, encoded by the coding sequence ATGAACCATACAAACAAAATGCTAAGAGACGATGCGCTCAAAGGAAAAACAATTGTAGTCACAGGTGGCGGAAGCGGCTTAGGAAAGGCTATGACCCGATATTTCTTAGAACTCGGCGCTAACGTTGCGATTACCTCTCGCGATTTAGATAAACTAAAAAACACCGCAAAAGAATTGGAAACCGAAACCCGCCAGACGGTCGGGCAGTCTGGTGGCACATGTTTACCTGTACAATGTGATGTACGAGAGTACCATCAAGTTGAGGCTATGCGAAAGGCGGTTATTGAAAGATTCGGTAAAGTAGATATTTTATTGAATAATGCAGCCGGTAATTTTATTTCACCAACAGAACGCTTGTCGCCAAGAGCGTTTGATGTTATCATAGATATTGTCTTAAAAGGTACCAAAAACTGTATGTTGGCTTTTGGCAAACATTGGATAGATACCAAGCAAACCAATACCAATGTGCTTAGTATTGTAACCACTTACGCTTGGACAGGCTCTGGTTATGTCGTACCAAGTGCTGCAGCCAAAGCAGGCGTGTTAGCGATGACCAGAAGCCTTGCTGTAGAATGGGCAAAGTATGGTATGCGTTTCAATGCTATTGCACCAGGACCATTTCCTACCAAAGGCGCTTGGGACCGCTTAATGCCTGGCGATCTTCAGGAAAAGTTTGACATGGCGAAAAAAGTGCCCTTAAACCGTGTTGGAGAGCATCAAGAATTAGCCAATTTAGCGGCTTATTTGGTTTCTGACTTTTCTGCTTATATGAACGGTGAAGTAGTAACCATAGATGGCGGCGAATGGCTAAAAGGCGCGGGAGAATTCAATATGCTTTCTGGCGTTAGTGAAAGTCTATGGGATGATTTGGAAAAAATGATTCGTGCAAAAAAGAACAAATGA